From a region of the Labrus mixtus chromosome 5, fLabMix1.1, whole genome shotgun sequence genome:
- the lhx2b gene encoding LIM/homeobox protein Lhx2b isoform X1, protein MDILACRSEENSYNIIPSSATMLFHGLPGGDVHGVVEEMDRRGKSESAAISSAIDMGESETSMPCMTNERVALCAGCGRKIADRYYLLAVDKQWHMRCLKCCECKLNLESELTCFSKDGSIYCKEDYYRRFSVQRCARCHLGISASEMVMRARDLVYHLNCFTCTTCSKMLTTGDHFGMKDSLVYCRLHFETLIQGEYQTHFNHADVVPHKGLGPANTLGLSYFNGVGTVQKGRPRKRKSPGPGAELAAYNAAALSCNENDGESMDRDSQYSSSQKTKRMRTSFKHHQLRTMKSYFAINHNPDAKDLKQLAQKTGLTKRVLQVWFQNARAKFRRNLLRQESTGVDKASDGSTLQGGTPSGPASEISNASMSPSSTPTTLTDLTNPTMPTVTSVLTSVPGGMDVHECRSPSQTTLTSLF, encoded by the exons ATGGACATCTTGGCTTGCAGATCCGAAGAGAACAGTTATAATATCATCCCTTCTTCGGCGACGATGCTCTTCCATGGCCTCCCTGGAGGCGACGTGCACGGTGTGGTGGAAGAAATGGACCGGAGAGGAAAGAGCGAGTCAGCAGCCATCAGCTCAGCCATCGATATGGGGGAATCAGAGACG TCCATGCCGTGTATGACCAACGAGCGCGTGGCTCTCTGCGCGGGCTGCGGCAGGAAGATAGCGGACCGTTACTACCTGCTGGCCGTGGACAAGCAGTGGCACATGCGCTGCCTCAAGTGCTGCGAGTGCAAACTCAACCTGGAGTCTGAGCTCACCTGCTTCAGCAAGGACGGCAGCATCTACTGCAAGGAGGACTACTACAG AAGATTTTCGGTGCAGAGATGCGCTCGGTGCCACCTGGGGATCTCAGCCTCGGAGATGGTGATGCGGGCCCGGGACCTGGTCTACCATCTTAACTGCTTCACCTGCACCACCTGCAGCAAGATGCTGACCACCGGGGACCACTTCGGCATGAAGGACAGTCTGGTGTACTGTCGGCTGCACTTTGAGACTCTCATCCAGGGAGAATATCAGACACACTTTAACCACGCGGACGTAGTCCCACACAAAGGCCTGGGCCCGGCCAACACACTCGGACTATCCTACTTCAACGGCGTGGGGACAGTGCAGAAAGGCCGGCCCAGGAAGCGGAAGAGCCCGGGTCCGGGAGCCGAGCTGGCGGCTTATAATGCGG CAGCTCTGAGCTGCAACGAGAACGACGGCGAGTCCATGGACCGGGACTCCCAGTACAGCTCCAGTCAGAAGACGAAGCGCATGCGGACGTCCTTCAAGCACCACCAGCTCCGGACCATGAAGTCCTACTTCGCCATCAACCACAACCCAGACGCCAAGGACCTCAAGCAGCTCGCCCAGAAGACGGGCCTCACCAAGCGGGTGCTACAG gtCTGGTTCCAAAACGCTCGGGCCAAGTTCAGGAGGAACCTTCTGCGGCAAGAGAGCACGGGGGTGGACAAGGCGTCTGACGGCTCCACGCTGCAGGGCGGGACGCCGTCGGGCCCCGCGTCGGAGATCTCCAACGCCTCCATGAGTCCCTCCAGCACCCCCACCACCCTGACAGACTTAACCAACCCCACCATGCCCACCGTCACCTCCGTGCTTACCTCAGTGCCGGGCGGCATGGACGTCCACGAGTGCCGGAGCCCATCACAGACCACCCTGACCAGCCTCTTCTGA
- the lhx2b gene encoding LIM/homeobox protein Lhx2b isoform X2: protein MDILACRSEENSYNIIPSSATMLFHGLPGGDVHGVVEEMDRRGKSESAAISSAIDMGESETSMPCMTNERVALCAGCGRKIADRYYLLAVDKQWHMRCLKCCECKLNLESELTCFSKDGSIYCKEDYYRRFSVQRCARCHLGISASEMVMRARDLVYHLNCFTCTTCSKMLTTGDHFGMKDSLVYCRLHFETLIQGEYQTHFNHADVVPHKGLGPANTLGLSYFNGVGTVQKGRPRKRKSPGPGAELAAYNAALSCNENDGESMDRDSQYSSSQKTKRMRTSFKHHQLRTMKSYFAINHNPDAKDLKQLAQKTGLTKRVLQVWFQNARAKFRRNLLRQESTGVDKASDGSTLQGGTPSGPASEISNASMSPSSTPTTLTDLTNPTMPTVTSVLTSVPGGMDVHECRSPSQTTLTSLF from the exons ATGGACATCTTGGCTTGCAGATCCGAAGAGAACAGTTATAATATCATCCCTTCTTCGGCGACGATGCTCTTCCATGGCCTCCCTGGAGGCGACGTGCACGGTGTGGTGGAAGAAATGGACCGGAGAGGAAAGAGCGAGTCAGCAGCCATCAGCTCAGCCATCGATATGGGGGAATCAGAGACG TCCATGCCGTGTATGACCAACGAGCGCGTGGCTCTCTGCGCGGGCTGCGGCAGGAAGATAGCGGACCGTTACTACCTGCTGGCCGTGGACAAGCAGTGGCACATGCGCTGCCTCAAGTGCTGCGAGTGCAAACTCAACCTGGAGTCTGAGCTCACCTGCTTCAGCAAGGACGGCAGCATCTACTGCAAGGAGGACTACTACAG AAGATTTTCGGTGCAGAGATGCGCTCGGTGCCACCTGGGGATCTCAGCCTCGGAGATGGTGATGCGGGCCCGGGACCTGGTCTACCATCTTAACTGCTTCACCTGCACCACCTGCAGCAAGATGCTGACCACCGGGGACCACTTCGGCATGAAGGACAGTCTGGTGTACTGTCGGCTGCACTTTGAGACTCTCATCCAGGGAGAATATCAGACACACTTTAACCACGCGGACGTAGTCCCACACAAAGGCCTGGGCCCGGCCAACACACTCGGACTATCCTACTTCAACGGCGTGGGGACAGTGCAGAAAGGCCGGCCCAGGAAGCGGAAGAGCCCGGGTCCGGGAGCCGAGCTGGCGGCTTATAATGCGG CTCTGAGCTGCAACGAGAACGACGGCGAGTCCATGGACCGGGACTCCCAGTACAGCTCCAGTCAGAAGACGAAGCGCATGCGGACGTCCTTCAAGCACCACCAGCTCCGGACCATGAAGTCCTACTTCGCCATCAACCACAACCCAGACGCCAAGGACCTCAAGCAGCTCGCCCAGAAGACGGGCCTCACCAAGCGGGTGCTACAG gtCTGGTTCCAAAACGCTCGGGCCAAGTTCAGGAGGAACCTTCTGCGGCAAGAGAGCACGGGGGTGGACAAGGCGTCTGACGGCTCCACGCTGCAGGGCGGGACGCCGTCGGGCCCCGCGTCGGAGATCTCCAACGCCTCCATGAGTCCCTCCAGCACCCCCACCACCCTGACAGACTTAACCAACCCCACCATGCCCACCGTCACCTCCGTGCTTACCTCAGTGCCGGGCGGCATGGACGTCCACGAGTGCCGGAGCCCATCACAGACCACCCTGACCAGCCTCTTCTGA
- the lhx2b gene encoding LIM/homeobox protein Lhx2b isoform X3 produces MDILACRSEENSYNIIPSSATMLFHGLPGGDVHGVVEEMDRRGKSESAAISSAIDMGESETSMPCMTNERVALCAGCGRKIADRYYLLAVDKQWHMRCLKCCECKLNLESELTCFSKDGSIYCKEDYYRFSVQRCARCHLGISASEMVMRARDLVYHLNCFTCTTCSKMLTTGDHFGMKDSLVYCRLHFETLIQGEYQTHFNHADVVPHKGLGPANTLGLSYFNGVGTVQKGRPRKRKSPGPGAELAAYNAAALSCNENDGESMDRDSQYSSSQKTKRMRTSFKHHQLRTMKSYFAINHNPDAKDLKQLAQKTGLTKRVLQVWFQNARAKFRRNLLRQESTGVDKASDGSTLQGGTPSGPASEISNASMSPSSTPTTLTDLTNPTMPTVTSVLTSVPGGMDVHECRSPSQTTLTSLF; encoded by the exons ATGGACATCTTGGCTTGCAGATCCGAAGAGAACAGTTATAATATCATCCCTTCTTCGGCGACGATGCTCTTCCATGGCCTCCCTGGAGGCGACGTGCACGGTGTGGTGGAAGAAATGGACCGGAGAGGAAAGAGCGAGTCAGCAGCCATCAGCTCAGCCATCGATATGGGGGAATCAGAGACG TCCATGCCGTGTATGACCAACGAGCGCGTGGCTCTCTGCGCGGGCTGCGGCAGGAAGATAGCGGACCGTTACTACCTGCTGGCCGTGGACAAGCAGTGGCACATGCGCTGCCTCAAGTGCTGCGAGTGCAAACTCAACCTGGAGTCTGAGCTCACCTGCTTCAGCAAGGACGGCAGCATCTACTGCAAGGAGGACTACTACAG ATTTTCGGTGCAGAGATGCGCTCGGTGCCACCTGGGGATCTCAGCCTCGGAGATGGTGATGCGGGCCCGGGACCTGGTCTACCATCTTAACTGCTTCACCTGCACCACCTGCAGCAAGATGCTGACCACCGGGGACCACTTCGGCATGAAGGACAGTCTGGTGTACTGTCGGCTGCACTTTGAGACTCTCATCCAGGGAGAATATCAGACACACTTTAACCACGCGGACGTAGTCCCACACAAAGGCCTGGGCCCGGCCAACACACTCGGACTATCCTACTTCAACGGCGTGGGGACAGTGCAGAAAGGCCGGCCCAGGAAGCGGAAGAGCCCGGGTCCGGGAGCCGAGCTGGCGGCTTATAATGCGG CAGCTCTGAGCTGCAACGAGAACGACGGCGAGTCCATGGACCGGGACTCCCAGTACAGCTCCAGTCAGAAGACGAAGCGCATGCGGACGTCCTTCAAGCACCACCAGCTCCGGACCATGAAGTCCTACTTCGCCATCAACCACAACCCAGACGCCAAGGACCTCAAGCAGCTCGCCCAGAAGACGGGCCTCACCAAGCGGGTGCTACAG gtCTGGTTCCAAAACGCTCGGGCCAAGTTCAGGAGGAACCTTCTGCGGCAAGAGAGCACGGGGGTGGACAAGGCGTCTGACGGCTCCACGCTGCAGGGCGGGACGCCGTCGGGCCCCGCGTCGGAGATCTCCAACGCCTCCATGAGTCCCTCCAGCACCCCCACCACCCTGACAGACTTAACCAACCCCACCATGCCCACCGTCACCTCCGTGCTTACCTCAGTGCCGGGCGGCATGGACGTCCACGAGTGCCGGAGCCCATCACAGACCACCCTGACCAGCCTCTTCTGA
- the lhx2b gene encoding LIM/homeobox protein Lhx2b isoform X4 → MDILACRSEENSYNIIPSSATMLFHGLPGGDVHGVVEEMDRRGKSESAAISSAIDMGESETSMPCMTNERVALCAGCGRKIADRYYLLAVDKQWHMRCLKCCECKLNLESELTCFSKDGSIYCKEDYYRFSVQRCARCHLGISASEMVMRARDLVYHLNCFTCTTCSKMLTTGDHFGMKDSLVYCRLHFETLIQGEYQTHFNHADVVPHKGLGPANTLGLSYFNGVGTVQKGRPRKRKSPGPGAELAAYNAALSCNENDGESMDRDSQYSSSQKTKRMRTSFKHHQLRTMKSYFAINHNPDAKDLKQLAQKTGLTKRVLQVWFQNARAKFRRNLLRQESTGVDKASDGSTLQGGTPSGPASEISNASMSPSSTPTTLTDLTNPTMPTVTSVLTSVPGGMDVHECRSPSQTTLTSLF, encoded by the exons ATGGACATCTTGGCTTGCAGATCCGAAGAGAACAGTTATAATATCATCCCTTCTTCGGCGACGATGCTCTTCCATGGCCTCCCTGGAGGCGACGTGCACGGTGTGGTGGAAGAAATGGACCGGAGAGGAAAGAGCGAGTCAGCAGCCATCAGCTCAGCCATCGATATGGGGGAATCAGAGACG TCCATGCCGTGTATGACCAACGAGCGCGTGGCTCTCTGCGCGGGCTGCGGCAGGAAGATAGCGGACCGTTACTACCTGCTGGCCGTGGACAAGCAGTGGCACATGCGCTGCCTCAAGTGCTGCGAGTGCAAACTCAACCTGGAGTCTGAGCTCACCTGCTTCAGCAAGGACGGCAGCATCTACTGCAAGGAGGACTACTACAG ATTTTCGGTGCAGAGATGCGCTCGGTGCCACCTGGGGATCTCAGCCTCGGAGATGGTGATGCGGGCCCGGGACCTGGTCTACCATCTTAACTGCTTCACCTGCACCACCTGCAGCAAGATGCTGACCACCGGGGACCACTTCGGCATGAAGGACAGTCTGGTGTACTGTCGGCTGCACTTTGAGACTCTCATCCAGGGAGAATATCAGACACACTTTAACCACGCGGACGTAGTCCCACACAAAGGCCTGGGCCCGGCCAACACACTCGGACTATCCTACTTCAACGGCGTGGGGACAGTGCAGAAAGGCCGGCCCAGGAAGCGGAAGAGCCCGGGTCCGGGAGCCGAGCTGGCGGCTTATAATGCGG CTCTGAGCTGCAACGAGAACGACGGCGAGTCCATGGACCGGGACTCCCAGTACAGCTCCAGTCAGAAGACGAAGCGCATGCGGACGTCCTTCAAGCACCACCAGCTCCGGACCATGAAGTCCTACTTCGCCATCAACCACAACCCAGACGCCAAGGACCTCAAGCAGCTCGCCCAGAAGACGGGCCTCACCAAGCGGGTGCTACAG gtCTGGTTCCAAAACGCTCGGGCCAAGTTCAGGAGGAACCTTCTGCGGCAAGAGAGCACGGGGGTGGACAAGGCGTCTGACGGCTCCACGCTGCAGGGCGGGACGCCGTCGGGCCCCGCGTCGGAGATCTCCAACGCCTCCATGAGTCCCTCCAGCACCCCCACCACCCTGACAGACTTAACCAACCCCACCATGCCCACCGTCACCTCCGTGCTTACCTCAGTGCCGGGCGGCATGGACGTCCACGAGTGCCGGAGCCCATCACAGACCACCCTGACCAGCCTCTTCTGA